The nucleotide window GACAAAACAGCCACCACCTCTGCGCAGAGGACTCGAGGTGCTGGAACCCGTGTCCCTGTACCTGGACCCCCGAGACACCCCCGAGACCTCCCCGTGGCAGGCAGGGCCGGCCCCTCCCATGCAAGGCGGGCTCGTGCACCCCGACCGGGCGCCCCGAGTGCCTGCCGCCTGCCACCCGCCAGGAGAGGCGCTCACATATTCCGTCTCCCGCTTGTACTCGGAGGAGAAGTTCTGGGTGTCGGTGCTCTGGGACTCGTAGTCCACCTTGTAGCGCTGGCTGTCCTTGGCGTGCCCCTTCTTAATGACATCCATCTTCGTGTGCAGGGGCTGCAGCTTGGCGTCGGGCACCCGGTGCGTGCCAGGCAGGGCctgcgcgccccccgcgccgTGGTCCTCCTCCGACTCGCTGCTGTTTCCTTGAAAGGTGCAAGGGGCACACGGGTGGCACAGCCATCCACCATGAGCGGCGGCCTTTTCAGAATCTCACCCCTGGGCCCGAGTGCCGGCTGCATGGCAGTGCCATCCGGCAATGCCACGTGACCTCGAAACACGGGGATCAGGTTTGGTTCCGGGCACCAGCAGCGGGCGGCCGACACGGCACCCCAGGGAGCCCACTTTCTGAATGGAATctgctggggcccctggctggctcggCTCTTAGGCggccaactcttggtctcagcgcAGATGGCAGTTTCAGGGTcgcgggatcgagccccgtgctgggctctctgcccagatctcccttccctgctcctgtTCACACCCGctcgcgtgctctctctctctctctcaaataaataaatgtttaagaaaagtaaatacaGTGAAACCTGCTGTGTGCTCTTCCAGGGCAGCGGGGGCGTGGAAGGCTCGTCACCACCCATGCCCTCCACCAGCAGGGGGCACGCCCGAGCCAGAGCAGGGACAGTGCTCAGGATTGACTCTGCTCTGAGGGAACAGTGGTCTGGGGGACAAGCACCCCCAGCTCCACCTGCCTGCCCTGCGGAATCTGGGCCCCATGCGGGGTGGAGGCAGCAGCCAGAGTGCACAAGCCCTGCAGGGCCCTGGAGTCCAGCGCCGTCCCGGGGAAACCGCACGCCCCTCCGGGACTGGCTGCGCGTCCCCCTGCTCTGGGCGTGTTTGGTGGTGTGAGATGGGTCCCACCTACAGGTCTCTAACTCCCTGTCCGCGCGTGGGCTGGAGCGcccggagggggctgcacagACCCTGTGCGCGCCGGGCGCGTTGCTGTGTGCTGGAGCTCTCAGTCCCCGAGAAGGACCCCACCACCCCGAGACACCTCCCGGTGCGCAACGTGCAAACGAGAAGGGCACCCGAGGCCCTGACGCCGGTGCTGCAATGCCCACAGCACCACCAGAGTTTCAAGCCCACAGATGAAACGTGGGGCTCCTGTGGCATCAGCGATTGCTCTGTTTGACCAGGAGcgtgccccccaggccccccccccccgccgcacaTAGGGTGGCGGCCCGCAGTGAAGCCGGCTGACACCTCTGGCTCTAGGTGACAGGTGCATTACACGGTCTCCTGGAGAGCGCTCCCTCGGCTGCAAAACGTGCTCAGGGCAGGTGTGCTCACCAGGGCCCGGAGATCACCCCTCCCTAGGAAGAGAGACTCCCCGGAGGCGGAGGGGTGGCTGGGCTCCCGAGGGGTCTGGCGTCAGGGGAAGCGCAGATTAGCCCAGCGCCCGGTTCTTAATTGCTAGAATTTGGTTTCAATTTCCTTTAACCCataggggttttttttccttccttgtcagGGAAGTAGCAGGGACAAAGGAGATGCTAAGAGTATGCAAATAAacagatttgcatttcttttccaaGAACGGAGTAACTTCTTAAACCTCCCTGGTTTTCTTTCTAATGCCTGCGGACTTCAGCAGCAACACAAAACCTCCCCAGTGAAGCAGCGGATAAAGTGAACTTGGGACGGCCGCTTAAatgcacctccccacccccagaggccCGAGAAGCCTTATAAAACCTTAGGTCTTTTAATCGCGTTATAGGAAAGCCCATCAACCCACAGCGGGGAGCCTCAGTGGTAGTGGTCGCAACACACCCATTGCTGGCTACCTGGAATCGGCGGCGCCTCTAAGAACTTCCAACCGCACTTTTTGAAAATCCTGAAGACACGCGGGCCGAACGCAGTGCCCACAGAGCACAGGACCTAAGTGCCCCACACAGAGGCCCCTTAGTCACTTCACATCCACCACCGTAGCACAGTGCACGTCTTGGGCAACTGGATTTTTGCCTTCTCACCAATCCTGGGTTGGCCCAACAAAGCCAGCCTGCCTCCCTCGGGAGTGGAAACGTGCAGAACCCGAAGCCACAAAGGGACTTCTCTCCTGCCAGCCCGGGGTGGGGCCCTGCCTGGGGCGGGCAGGTGGGGGCATCATGCTCCCCGCCTCTAGGGAGGCTGGCTGGGCCTGCGGGGGTCTAAAGCAGCAGCTGCCGACCCCATTTACGCGGCCTGAGGTCCCGCTGCGCCAAGCCGGAGCCTCCGTCCTCTTGGGGCTCCCAGCAGCCGCGCCCCAGCCCTCCGAGGCTCCTTCCCCCTCAGCATCCCTGAGATCTTCGAGTCCACGTTCCCCGCAGCTCCGGCCCTGGCGTGGGTCTGGGGCGCACGCGGGGCCGATGCGGGACGTGCTAACCGGGCGCACCCCCACGCCCTTCCTTGCCTTTGGGGGACCTTGGGGGGGCCACCTCCTTGCGGACATCAGGGTGCGCCAACGCAACGAGACGCGCATACCTGCTTCCCACCTCACCGTCCCTGCCGCGCGCCGAGCGTCCCCGAGGCCCGGCAGCGTGTCCCGCACGTACCCGCGCAGCCTCCCCGGCCCCTCCACCGCCCCCGCTCCCCGGCACCGACGCGCTcgctccccgccgcgcccccgagGCGCCCGCGCCCGGCCGGGGAGATGCTCCCCCGCCCGGGGTCCGCCCCCTGCCCGCCCGGGACACCGGCGCCCAAGCGCTCAGGGGCGGCAGCCGGGGCGGGGGCCCACCTGGCGCGGCGGCTCACCTGGCGCTGGCGGCGCAGGCAGCAGGTAGGCGCGCAGGCGGCCGGCGGCGCTGGCGTTGGCGCAGAGCCCGCGGCCGTCCAGCAGCGCCTGCAGCGGGCGCGGCTCCCCGGGCGGCGGCTGGCAGCGGAGGCCGGCGCCGCAGCGCTCGGTGTAGACGCCGCACGGCTGGCCCTCGCGCAGCGCGCACGTCAGGCAGCAGCCGCAGCCGGGCTCCCGCACCAGCTCGGGGCACGCGGGCGCGGTGGGCGGCGGCGCGCACTGCGCCAGGGCGCGCGCGTCGCACGGCTCGCAGCGCACCACGgggcccgcgcccgccgcgcccgcgcccgcccgagCCGCCGGGGGTCCGCGGAGCAGCGCCAGCGCCGTCAGCGCCGCGGCCCAGAGCGCGGGGCGCGCCCCCTGCATGGCGCCCTCCGGGGGGCCCGCTGCTCGGCCGACCGTGGCGCGGGGATCGGGGAAGCGCGCGGCGGGAGGCTGCGGGAGCGCGGGGCGGTCGCCGGAGCTGCGCACTGCGCCGCCGATGTCGCGTCTGGGCCG belongs to Canis lupus baileyi chromosome 15, mCanLup2.hap1, whole genome shotgun sequence and includes:
- the IGFBP3 gene encoding insulin-like growth factor-binding protein 3; amino-acid sequence: MQGARPALWAAALTALALLRGPPAARAGAGAAGAGPVVRCEPCDARALAQCAPPPTAPACPELVREPGCGCCLTCALREGQPCGVYTERCGAGLRCQPPPGEPRPLQALLDGRGLCANASAAGRLRAYLLPAPPAPGNSSESEEDHGAGGAQALPGTHRVPDAKLQPLHTKMDVIKKGHAKDSQRYKVDYESQSTDTQNFSSEYKRETEYGPCRREVEDTLNRLKFLDMLSPRGIHIPNCDRKGFYKKKQCRPSKGRKRGFCWCVDKYGQPLPGFDARGKGDIHCYSMDSK